From Verrucomicrobia bacterium S94, the proteins below share one genomic window:
- a CDS encoding phosphoglycerate kinase: MNKMTIKDLDVRGKRVLMRVDFNVPVKDGVVGDDTRIQAALPSINYVLENGGSLVLMSHCGRPKGEKNMEFTLKPAADRLAELVDAKVTLAPDVIGDEVKALVEALPAGEILVLENVRFYKEEEGKGCTAEEQEAFAKELASYGDVYVSDAFGTAHRAHASMAVVTKFIDQCAAGFLLEKEIQYLGKTLEAPEKPFVAIIGGAKISGKIDVVINLMDKCDKILIGGGMAYTFYKAMGKAIGGSLVEEDKVELAGQILKQAEEKGVELLLPIDNTVADAFSADANVKVSGDSIEDGWMALDIGPKTIELYCDAVANAKTVVWNGPMGCFEMEPFAKGTFSVCEAVAKSDSISIIGGGDSVAAVNLSGVADQMSHVSTGGGASLEFMEGKQLPGIVALTDK; this comes from the coding sequence ATGAATAAAATGACGATTAAGGACCTGGATGTTCGGGGTAAGCGTGTACTGATGCGCGTCGACTTCAACGTTCCGGTAAAAGACGGTGTTGTCGGGGACGACACGCGTATTCAGGCCGCCCTGCCTTCCATTAACTATGTGCTTGAGAACGGTGGTTCGCTGGTACTGATGAGCCACTGCGGTCGTCCGAAAGGCGAAAAGAACATGGAATTCACCCTTAAACCGGCAGCAGACCGTCTGGCAGAGCTGGTTGATGCCAAAGTCACCCTCGCTCCCGATGTGATCGGCGATGAAGTGAAGGCCCTGGTTGAAGCACTCCCGGCCGGCGAAATCCTGGTACTGGAAAACGTCCGTTTTTATAAAGAAGAAGAAGGCAAAGGCTGCACCGCTGAAGAACAGGAAGCTTTTGCCAAAGAGCTTGCCTCTTACGGGGATGTTTACGTTTCCGATGCTTTCGGTACTGCTCACCGTGCCCATGCCTCCATGGCTGTAGTGACCAAATTTATTGATCAGTGTGCCGCCGGCTTCCTGCTGGAAAAAGAAATCCAGTATCTCGGTAAGACCCTGGAAGCCCCGGAAAAACCGTTTGTAGCCATCATCGGCGGGGCGAAGATTTCCGGAAAAATCGACGTAGTCATCAATCTGATGGATAAATGCGATAAAATCCTCATCGGCGGCGGCATGGCCTACACCTTCTACAAAGCGATGGGCAAAGCCATCGGAGGTTCTCTGGTTGAAGAAGACAAAGTTGAGTTGGCCGGTCAGATTCTCAAACAGGCGGAAGAGAAGGGCGTTGAGCTGCTGCTTCCTATCGATAACACCGTTGCCGACGCATTTTCCGCTGACGCCAATGTTAAAGTTTCCGGCGATTCCATCGAAGACGGTTGGATGGCTCTGGATATCGGTCCGAAAACCATTGAGCTTTACTGCGATGCGGTAGCCAATGCGAAAACGGTGGTGTGGAACGGACCGATGGGCTGCTTTGAAATGGAACCGTTCGCGAAGGGAACCTTCTCGGTCTGCGAAGCGGTGGCCAAATCCGACAGCATCAGCATCATCGGTGGTGGCGACTCTGTTGCCGCAGTCAATCTGTCCGGCGTAGCCGATCAGATGAGTCACGTCTCCACCGGCGGCGGTGCCTCCCTCGAATTTATGGAAGGCAAGCAGCTCCCGGGTATCGTTGCTCTGACCGATAAATAA
- a CDS encoding sodium:calcium symporter — protein MEAVYKTITAFGDYAPVICILLFLLASLLVVWRLEALSGQGVEGTVLGTVFMPFCSGMGNIVFALVLAMNAGKGDDVLINCLFNNITNMTLLIGAPVLIWGMASIPRKKSKAVVLEHKMGRLSLALNLVAALFFSLFIWLLAADGKIGRMDGFVLLLLFVFWQCFHVYDVKKTNLLKKKSYPLTLPVEMLLLLIGAAGVFVSTDWLVQWFQSLESDTFPPQVLGWASGVLMVLPNAILAFYYASKARMDVVYTSQSGDAHICIPLCIGIFAVFRDIPGSEFLQQSLLILMGLCAVHLLFVVVLGRLPRIVAVLLLAAFGYFLWTGMA, from the coding sequence ATGGAAGCTGTCTATAAAACGATCACCGCCTTCGGCGACTACGCACCCGTCATCTGCATCCTGCTGTTTTTGCTGGCGAGCCTGCTGGTCGTCTGGCGTCTGGAGGCCCTGTCGGGGCAGGGGGTGGAAGGTACGGTGCTGGGCACCGTTTTCATGCCGTTCTGCTCGGGGATGGGCAACATTGTTTTTGCACTTGTCCTGGCCATGAATGCGGGAAAAGGCGACGACGTTCTGATCAACTGTCTGTTTAATAATATCACGAATATGACGTTGCTGATCGGGGCACCGGTACTGATTTGGGGCATGGCCAGCATTCCGCGGAAAAAAAGCAAGGCCGTGGTGCTGGAGCATAAAATGGGGCGTCTTTCACTGGCGCTCAATCTGGTGGCGGCGCTTTTCTTTTCCCTTTTTATCTGGCTGTTGGCTGCCGATGGAAAAATCGGACGGATGGACGGATTCGTGCTGCTTCTTCTTTTTGTATTCTGGCAGTGCTTTCATGTCTATGATGTAAAAAAGACCAATCTGCTGAAAAAGAAAAGTTATCCGTTGACGCTTCCGGTTGAAATGCTGTTGCTGCTGATCGGGGCCGCCGGGGTTTTTGTTTCGACTGACTGGCTGGTGCAGTGGTTCCAGTCTCTGGAAAGCGATACCTTTCCGCCGCAGGTGCTAGGCTGGGCGAGTGGTGTGCTCATGGTATTGCCGAATGCAATTCTGGCCTTTTACTATGCCTCCAAAGCCCGGATGGATGTGGTCTACACCTCGCAGTCGGGCGATGCGCATATCTGCATTCCGCTCTGCATAGGAATTTTTGCTGTTTTCCGAGACATTCCAGGCTCTGAATTTCTGCAGCAGTCTCTACTGATTCTGATGGGGTTGTGTGCTGTGCATCTGCTGTTTGTTGTGGTGCTCGGGCGACTGCCACGTATCGTGGCCGTACTTCTGCTGGCTGCCTTCGGCTATTTTCTCTGGACAGGGATGGCCTGA
- the gap gene encoding type I glyceraldehyde-3-phosphate dehydrogenase, whose amino-acid sequence MATKIGINGFGRIGRMVFRAAAAREDIEVVGINDLLDVDYLAYMLKYDSVHGRFGGTVEVKEGALVVDGKEIRITAERDPANLAWGDVDAEVVVESTGFFLTDETARKHIEAGAKKVVLSAPSKDDTPMFVCGVNTDSYAGQDIVSNASCTTNCLAPIAKVLNDKFGIEKGLMTTVHAATATQKTVDGPSMKDWRGGRGILENIIPSSTGAAKAVGKVIPELNGKLTGMAFRVPTSDVSVVDLTVNLKKETTYEDICAAMKEASEGELAGVLGYTDEPLVATDFRDEVNTSVFDAGAGIQLDGTFVKVVSWYDNEWGYSNKVLDLIKVIVG is encoded by the coding sequence ATGGCTACTAAAATTGGTATTAACGGTTTCGGCCGTATCGGACGTATGGTATTCCGCGCAGCTGCGGCTCGTGAAGATATCGAAGTTGTAGGCATCAACGACCTGCTGGACGTTGATTACCTCGCATACATGCTCAAGTATGACTCTGTACACGGTCGTTTCGGAGGTACTGTTGAAGTAAAAGAAGGTGCCCTTGTTGTAGACGGCAAGGAAATCCGCATCACCGCTGAGCGCGATCCGGCCAACCTCGCCTGGGGCGACGTTGACGCAGAAGTGGTTGTTGAATCCACCGGTTTCTTCCTGACTGACGAAACTGCCCGTAAACATATTGAAGCCGGTGCAAAGAAAGTCGTTCTTTCCGCTCCGTCCAAAGATGACACTCCGATGTTTGTCTGCGGTGTAAACACCGATTCCTACGCAGGTCAGGACATCGTTTCCAATGCTTCCTGCACGACCAACTGCCTGGCACCGATCGCTAAGGTTCTGAACGACAAGTTCGGTATCGAAAAAGGTCTGATGACTACCGTTCACGCGGCTACTGCAACACAGAAAACTGTTGACGGTCCTTCCATGAAAGACTGGCGCGGCGGTCGCGGCATTCTGGAAAACATCATCCCGTCTTCCACCGGTGCAGCTAAAGCGGTTGGTAAAGTGATTCCGGAACTGAACGGCAAACTGACCGGGATGGCTTTCCGCGTTCCGACTTCCGACGTTTCTGTTGTTGACCTGACCGTCAACCTGAAAAAGGAAACCACTTACGAAGATATCTGCGCGGCAATGAAAGAAGCTTCTGAAGGTGAACTCGCTGGTGTTCTCGGTTATACTGATGAGCCGCTGGTTGCCACGGACTTCCGTGACGAAGTGAACACTTCGGTCTTTGATGCAGGTGCCGGTATCCAGTTGGATGGTACTTTCGTTAAGGTTGTATCCTGGTACGACAACGAATGGGGCTACTCCAACAAGGTTCTCGACCTGATCAAAGTTATCGTCGGTTAA